The following coding sequences are from one Treponema parvum window:
- a CDS encoding helix-turn-helix domain-containing protein, whose protein sequence is MSNLITGKGRSRFLRIFIPVTALTTVCVLIITFLISVTYISNREKSIAEQYELSLTMVSSLYQQMRMNTMPTLNALFETKEIQDYLFCNSGHDQDGKYETFVKVGALIDRTVARNGYIHSIYLYNGVFGYFSSYAGYEGVTCYSDKNLDSFLEQTGQRPMTFTMRTTSFFSRADYTNTDESKEENLYTMTISHKTNNAAKSYALVVNLSESNARELFTQKTGEMKPSFFITDYRRYFLSHPDPSFFNTPVKQSSIYDRICSLPISQEKSGGYVKLSSEGEKYFICYEDQPTMGWRLFYIIPYSQLMHGFYTFIKNIVFVTIAVFFAAIIAIIIVSQKVDLSLSYERRLLSYVQGKLSKVELPISKVYEYGVSIFRVTPKKLKLMSTVDRGELQKNVYLSAAGYLQKKGQLISLDDLLFLWISSLSPNGIYVKLCGFKDVVKQRFDADLTAVVAEETVNMSDLPQEASHLKEMMKERYLINRGSVDYASRRYPEMTVINIHEFETALVNKDDKQFMLYMEKAIAAMKENPSWFSFNLFITNLVYILNQYLHNEINLYLSGGMTALSEDISTLEEIQGLTEISERIRRVLLQSREAGKSSKNLEIVTVINRYIKDNIKNTMLNSDMIADYVGLSLNYTRSIYRQTTGKSFNDVIGEERLALAIDLLTRTDKTIDEVRREAGFANYSYFCTYFKNKFGVSPTYYRIFRNKTKK, encoded by the coding sequence TTGTCAAATTTAATCACAGGTAAAGGCAGATCGCGTTTTTTAAGAATATTTATTCCCGTTACCGCTTTGACGACGGTTTGCGTATTGATAATAACTTTTTTGATTTCCGTTACATATATATCCAACAGAGAAAAAAGCATTGCCGAACAATATGAATTGTCGCTGACTATGGTGAGTTCTTTGTATCAGCAGATGCGCATGAACACGATGCCCACGTTAAATGCGCTTTTTGAAACCAAAGAAATACAGGATTACCTTTTTTGCAATTCCGGGCATGATCAAGACGGAAAATATGAAACATTCGTAAAAGTGGGAGCTCTGATCGACCGTACGGTTGCAAGAAACGGTTATATCCATTCGATATATCTTTATAACGGAGTTTTCGGATATTTTTCGTCCTATGCGGGCTACGAAGGCGTTACGTGCTACAGCGATAAAAATCTTGATTCGTTTTTGGAGCAGACGGGACAACGGCCCATGACTTTTACGATGAGAACCACAAGTTTTTTTTCAAGAGCCGACTACACGAATACCGACGAATCCAAAGAAGAAAATTTGTACACCATGACGATTTCTCACAAAACAAACAACGCCGCCAAAAGCTACGCCTTAGTTGTAAACCTTTCCGAATCAAATGCGAGGGAATTATTCACCCAGAAGACGGGGGAAATGAAACCGTCATTTTTTATTACCGATTATCGCAGGTATTTTTTATCGCATCCAGATCCGTCGTTCTTTAACACACCGGTAAAACAGTCTTCCATTTACGACAGAATTTGCTCCCTTCCCATAAGCCAAGAAAAAAGCGGGGGATATGTAAAGCTGTCGAGCGAAGGAGAAAAATATTTTATCTGTTACGAAGATCAGCCGACTATGGGATGGCGGCTTTTTTATATTATTCCCTATTCACAGCTTATGCACGGGTTTTACACTTTTATTAAAAATATCGTCTTTGTAACGATAGCCGTTTTTTTTGCGGCAATCATTGCGATAATAATCGTGTCGCAAAAAGTCGACCTTTCATTGAGCTATGAAAGAAGGCTTTTGTCGTACGTGCAGGGCAAATTGAGCAAGGTTGAACTTCCGATCTCCAAGGTGTACGAGTACGGAGTTTCTATTTTTAGAGTAACGCCTAAAAAACTTAAATTAATGTCGACTGTAGATCGCGGCGAACTTCAAAAAAACGTATATCTTTCGGCCGCGGGTTATTTACAAAAAAAAGGGCAGCTCATAAGCCTTGACGATCTGTTGTTTTTATGGATTTCGTCGCTGAGTCCGAACGGAATTTATGTAAAACTTTGCGGATTCAAAGACGTCGTAAAGCAAAGGTTTGACGCGGATCTTACTGCCGTCGTAGCCGAAGAAACGGTAAACATGAGCGACTTGCCGCAGGAAGCGTCCCATTTAAAAGAGATGATGAAAGAGCGGTATCTGATAAACAGGGGCAGTGTGGATTACGCTTCAAGACGATATCCGGAAATGACGGTCATAAATATTCACGAATTTGAAACGGCTCTCGTAAATAAAGACGACAAACAGTTTATGCTTTATATGGAAAAGGCGATCGCTGCGATGAAGGAGAATCCTTCCTGGTTCAGTTTTAACCTGTTTATTACAAATCTGGTGTATATTTTAAATCAATATCTGCATAATGAAATAAACTTGTACTTATCAGGAGGCATGACCGCTCTGTCGGAAGATATTTCCACGCTTGAAGAAATTCAGGGTTTGACTGAAATTTCGGAGCGCATAAGACGGGTATTGCTGCAAAGCCGGGAGGCCGGTAAAAGCTCAAAAAACCTCGAAATCGTTACCGTTATAAACAGGTATATTAAAGACAACATTAAAAATACCATGCTCAATTCCGATATGATAGCCGATTACGTGGGGTTGTCGCTGAATTATACCCGTTCCATATACCGTCAGACTACGGGGAAATCTTTTAACGATGTTATAGGCGAAGAAAGGCTTGCCCTTGCCATAGATCTGCTCACCCGTACCGACAAAACGATAGACGAAGTTAGGCGCGAAGCGGGTTTTGCAAACTACTCGTATTTTTGCACGTATTTTAAAAATAAATTCGGCGTTTCTCCAACATATTACAGAATTTTTCGTAATAAAACTAAAAAATAG
- a CDS encoding flagellin codes for MVINHNMSAMFAQRVQGNTNLSNQKNIEKLSSGEKINRAGDDASGLAVSEKMRSQIRGLNQAALNAQNGISFIQTTEGYLQETTDIIQRIRELAVQSSNGIYTDEDRMQIQVEVSSLIAEVDRIASAAQFNGMNMLTGRFARPTGENNVTASMWLHIGANMDQRTQVYIGTMTATSLGLRNIGDESIMTLESPDDANRAIGTLDEAIKKINKQRADLGAYQNRLEKTVVGLNISAENLQASESRIRDTDMAKEMVDFTKNQVLSQAGTAMIAQANQTSQNVLSLLR; via the coding sequence ATGGTTATTAATCACAATATGAGCGCTATGTTCGCTCAGCGTGTACAGGGTAACACGAATTTAAGCAACCAGAAAAACATCGAAAAGCTTTCTTCCGGGGAAAAAATCAACCGCGCAGGCGACGATGCTTCCGGTCTTGCGGTTTCCGAAAAAATGCGCTCACAGATCCGCGGTTTAAATCAGGCCGCATTGAACGCGCAGAACGGTATTTCCTTCATCCAGACAACCGAAGGCTATTTGCAGGAAACGACCGATATCATTCAGCGCATACGCGAACTGGCGGTTCAGTCTTCCAACGGTATTTACACGGACGAAGACCGCATGCAGATCCAGGTTGAAGTTTCGTCTTTGATCGCTGAAGTCGACAGAATCGCAAGCGCAGCGCAATTTAACGGCATGAACATGCTCACAGGCCGCTTTGCGCGTCCTACCGGAGAAAACAACGTTACGGCTTCCATGTGGCTGCATATCGGCGCAAATATGGATCAGCGCACGCAGGTATACATAGGAACAATGACCGCGACGTCTCTCGGTCTTCGCAATATCGGAGACGAATCTATCATGACGTTGGAATCGCCCGACGATGCGAACCGCGCGATCGGAACCTTGGACGAGGCCATTAAAAAGATCAACAAGCAGCGTGCGGATCTCGGCGCCTACCAGAATCGTCTTGAAAAGACAGTCGTAGGTCTTAATATAAGCGCCGAAAACCTTCAGGCGTCGGAAAGCCGCATACGCGACACCGACATGGCAAAGGAAATGGTCGACTTTACGAAGAACCAAGTCCTCTCTCAGGCGGGCACGGCTATGATCGCACAGGCGAACCAGACAAGTCAAAACGTCTTGAGCCTGCTCAGATAG
- the recR gene encoding recombination mediator RecR, whose translation MNALEELTESFSRLPGIGKKSAGRIANYLLRADRSFNQSFSHQILTLQDRIKPCSICGAWTEKDPCPICSDILRDKSLICVVEQPQDVQTIENSREYNGLFHVLGGVIAPLEGIGPDKLSIAALISRVQEGYVKEVIIATNPTVEGDTTALYLHRLLTDRTGVKVTRLASGLPVGGDLEYADKLTLARSFRGRTGF comes from the coding sequence ATGAATGCACTTGAAGAATTGACGGAATCCTTTTCCAGACTTCCCGGCATAGGTAAAAAAAGTGCGGGAAGGATAGCGAATTATCTTTTAAGAGCCGACCGATCGTTTAACCAATCCTTTTCTCACCAAATTTTGACTTTGCAGGACAGAATAAAACCTTGTTCGATCTGCGGCGCGTGGACGGAAAAGGATCCTTGCCCTATATGCTCGGATATCCTGCGGGATAAAAGCCTTATCTGTGTGGTAGAGCAGCCGCAAGACGTTCAGACAATAGAAAATTCCCGTGAATATAACGGACTGTTCCATGTTTTAGGCGGAGTTATAGCTCCTCTTGAAGGAATAGGACCTGATAAACTTTCCATCGCCGCTTTAATTTCCCGCGTTCAGGAAGGTTATGTAAAAGAAGTTATAATTGCGACAAATCCCACAGTGGAAGGCGATACGACGGCCTTATATCTGCACAGACTTTTGACGGACAGAACGGGCGTAAAAGTTACAAGGCTAGCTTCAGGACTTCCTGTAGGAGGAGACTTGGAATATGCGGATAAGCTTACGCTCGCCCGCAGCTTTAGAGGGCGCACGGGTTTTTAA
- a CDS encoding YbaB/EbfC family nucleoid-associated protein → MNPFDLLKNPQVIQEQLEKAQAQLEGISATGSSGGNMVQITVNGKMQITGIKLDPLCVDNRDIPMLQDLIIAAHHDAMERIQQEIKNRLGPMLGGLQLPGMGA, encoded by the coding sequence ATGAACCCTTTCGATCTGTTAAAAAATCCTCAGGTTATTCAAGAACAATTGGAAAAAGCGCAGGCGCAGTTGGAAGGAATTTCTGCGACGGGTTCTTCAGGGGGAAACATGGTTCAGATTACCGTAAACGGCAAAATGCAGATCACAGGCATAAAACTTGATCCCCTTTGCGTAGACAACAGGGATATACCAATGCTGCAGGATCTTATCATAGCCGCTCATCACGATGCTATGGAACGCATTCAGCAGGAAATAAAAAACAGACTCGGGCCTATGCTAGGCGGTTTGCAGCTTCCGGGGATGGGCGCGTAA
- the dnaX gene encoding DNA polymerase III subunit gamma/tau, with translation MAYEITATRRRPQHFEDLVGQEFVAATLKNSIKSGKIAHAYLFSGPRGCGKTSTARILAKALNCQSSDRAVESPCCTCTACTEITKGSSMDVIEIDGASNTSVNDVRQIKDEVQFPPNSCRYKIYIIDEVHMLSVSAFNALLKTIEEPPPYVVFIFATTELQKVPATIKSRCQQFNFRLVSVEQIKELLAETASELGVRAEEEALYWIARESTGSVRDAYTLFDQVAAFSDSFITYEKILDKLGLVGIDRLNKLFEKCVQGDNADVINTLDEYLQSGISIEQLISNSADYLRSVLLLKNGIKKEALLGQSPERYSKDVIEAWTCIQIERALSLFLQLYRDIRYSLSPRYETELAFSRLCWLKEYVSQAEVKKSIDAARTVLLGNNAGSVTGTEENSTQQGNGNGNGRPDSGSPDSGGAALEGVTTFSALSKANLQRSVQTETKTAETAYSPQEPSFETYSDPYPDISPDVPYEEEDSADPFELGGALPPQQTAATSPVEKSEDIKNAIIRELTKNDDGFTASAVMQADFKLSNGNEISAEVDSEFKKGQLERQSKVISELVNKICGMPVVFRVKIKADDRQTVVKQEIPQKVDMICKVFRGTIVGGKI, from the coding sequence ATGGCTTATGAGATTACGGCGACCAGACGCAGGCCGCAGCATTTTGAAGATCTTGTCGGACAGGAATTTGTCGCAGCTACGTTAAAAAATTCTATTAAATCGGGAAAAATCGCGCACGCATATTTGTTTTCAGGCCCGCGCGGCTGCGGAAAAACTTCTACCGCCCGCATACTTGCAAAAGCCTTAAACTGCCAAAGCAGCGATAGGGCCGTAGAGTCTCCGTGCTGCACCTGTACGGCTTGCACCGAAATCACAAAAGGCTCAAGCATGGATGTGATTGAAATTGACGGCGCTTCAAACACAAGCGTAAACGACGTGCGGCAGATCAAAGACGAAGTACAATTTCCTCCGAACTCATGCAGATATAAAATATACATAATCGATGAAGTTCACATGCTTTCCGTAAGCGCTTTTAACGCGCTTTTAAAGACCATAGAAGAGCCGCCGCCCTATGTCGTATTTATTTTTGCGACTACGGAGCTTCAAAAGGTTCCGGCGACAATAAAAAGCCGGTGTCAGCAATTTAATTTTCGTCTGGTTTCCGTAGAACAGATAAAAGAACTGTTGGCAGAGACCGCTTCGGAACTAGGAGTAAGGGCCGAAGAAGAGGCTCTTTATTGGATTGCACGCGAATCGACCGGAAGCGTAAGAGACGCTTACACGCTTTTTGATCAGGTTGCGGCGTTCAGCGATTCCTTTATCACTTACGAAAAAATTCTTGACAAGCTGGGATTGGTAGGCATCGACCGCCTGAACAAACTCTTTGAAAAATGCGTACAGGGCGACAATGCCGATGTTATAAATACTCTTGATGAATATTTGCAGTCGGGAATTTCGATCGAACAGCTTATTTCAAACAGCGCGGATTATTTGAGAAGCGTTTTGCTTTTAAAAAACGGAATAAAAAAAGAAGCCCTGCTCGGACAGTCTCCCGAACGTTACAGCAAGGATGTGATTGAGGCGTGGACTTGCATCCAGATTGAAAGAGCGCTTTCTCTTTTTTTGCAGCTTTATCGCGACATACGTTATTCTCTTTCTCCGCGTTACGAGACGGAACTTGCATTTTCAAGGCTGTGCTGGCTGAAAGAATATGTTTCTCAGGCGGAAGTAAAAAAATCGATTGATGCTGCGAGAACGGTCTTGTTGGGAAACAATGCGGGAAGCGTAACCGGGACGGAGGAAAATTCGACGCAACAGGGCAACGGCAATGGTAACGGCCGTCCCGACAGCGGCTCTCCGGATTCCGGCGGAGCGGCCCTTGAAGGCGTGACTACTTTTTCCGCTTTAAGCAAAGCAAATTTGCAGCGGAGCGTGCAGACGGAAACGAAAACCGCAGAAACCGCTTATTCCCCGCAGGAGCCTTCTTTTGAAACATATTCCGATCCGTATCCCGACATTTCCCCCGACGTGCCTTACGAAGAGGAGGATAGCGCAGACCCTTTTGAATTAGGCGGAGCCCTGCCGCCTCAACAAACAGCGGCGACCTCTCCGGTAGAAAAATCGGAAGATATAAAGAATGCGATTATCCGGGAATTGACTAAGAACGACGACGGCTTTACGGCGTCGGCCGTGATGCAGGCGGATTTCAAACTTTCAAACGGAAACGAAATATCGGCTGAAGTTGATTCGGAATTCAAAAAAGGGCAGCTTGAGCGTCAGAGCAAAGTTATTTCGGAACTCGTAAACAAAATCTGCGGCATGCCCGTGGTGTTTCGTGTCAAAATAAAAGCGGACGATCGACAAACCGTCGTAAAACAGGAAATTCCGCAAAAGGTGGACATGATTTGTAAAGTATTTAGAGGGACTATAGTTGGAGGAAAAATATGA
- a CDS encoding sugar kinase, translating into MDKVVTFGEIMLRLAPEGWYRFTQVDKFGATFGGGEANVAVSLANYGFDACFVTKLPDNPIGQSAINSLRRFGVNTSYIARGGDRVGIYYLEKGASQRGSVCVYDRAHSSIQEAKASDFDWDNIFKGAKWFHVTGITPALGQNIVDITVEACKAAKKAGVTVSCDLNYRGKLWTRDQARKAMTEICKYVDVCISNEEDAKDVFGIEAENTDINSGKLNKEGYKSVAKQLADKFGFKKVAITLRTSISATFNNWAGLLYDGKDFCFSREYEMFIVDRVGGGDSFGGGLIYALLKGKSTQEAVDFAVAASCLKHTIEGDFNAVSVSEVEKLAGGNASGRVQR; encoded by the coding sequence ATGGATAAGGTTGTAACATTCGGTGAAATCATGCTGCGTTTGGCGCCTGAGGGCTGGTATCGTTTTACACAGGTAGATAAATTCGGCGCTACTTTCGGCGGCGGCGAAGCGAACGTTGCCGTTTCTTTGGCAAATTACGGATTTGACGCGTGCTTCGTCACAAAACTGCCGGACAATCCGATCGGGCAGTCTGCAATCAACAGTCTTCGCCGCTTCGGAGTAAACACAAGCTACATAGCCCGCGGAGGCGACAGGGTTGGCATTTACTATCTTGAAAAAGGCGCTTCTCAGCGCGGATCGGTATGCGTTTATGATCGCGCGCATTCTTCCATTCAGGAAGCAAAAGCGTCCGATTTTGATTGGGACAATATTTTCAAGGGGGCAAAGTGGTTCCACGTTACCGGCATTACTCCCGCGCTCGGACAGAATATCGTAGACATAACCGTTGAAGCATGCAAGGCTGCAAAAAAGGCTGGCGTTACGGTTTCCTGCGACCTTAACTATCGCGGCAAACTGTGGACACGCGATCAGGCGCGTAAAGCTATGACCGAAATTTGCAAATACGTGGACGTGTGCATAAGCAATGAAGAAGATGCAAAAGACGTCTTCGGAATTGAAGCTGAAAACACGGATATAAACAGCGGAAAATTGAATAAAGAAGGATACAAGAGCGTAGCAAAACAGCTTGCGGACAAATTCGGCTTTAAAAAAGTTGCAATAACGCTCCGCACATCCATCAGCGCAACGTTTAATAACTGGGCGGGACTTCTCTATGACGGAAAAGATTTCTGTTTCAGTAGAGAATACGAGATGTTCATCGTAGACCGCGTAGGCGGCGGCGACAGCTTCGGCGGAGGTCTCATCTATGCGCTTTTAAAAGGAAAATCGACGCAGGAAGCCGTTGACTTTGCAGTTGCGGCAAGCTGCTTAAAGCACACGATCGAAGGCGACTTCAACGCTGTTTCCGTAAGCGAAGTTGAAAAACTCGCCGGAGGAAACGCATCGGGACGCGT